The stretch of DNA GGTTGGCACAGAACCCCAAAATAAAAGAGGGGTGATGAAGACTAGGAGCCCACCGAGCCGAGCCGTTAAAACATGAAATGATCCTGAAATGATAAGGAAAAGATGGTTGTAAGTGATTGGAGAAGAAATTCTATCCTTATCCTGAATTTGCCTGACCTGCTATTCCTTCGCTAACTACTGTCGGTACAGATATTACTCCGCTCTTCTCGAAGTAAAGCTTTACAAGTATATTGTCTCCGGGACCTATGTCTCCCTCGGTCAGGCTACACGTGGTCCCGTTCAGAATTATAGCTCCTGTTGAAACGATTTCGGTCGTGTTGGCTTGTATAGTAAAGGGTAGTACGTTGCCTAGGTTATTCTCGTCTAAAACACACGTCTTATTGTTACCAGATATCTCAATCCTAATAAGAGTATCACTACTACCACCGCTGTTGTTTATGTATAATTTAGCCTCTATTTCATCGTTGTCTGTATTGTTTATCGTTTCGTAGACGACTTTTGCTGCTGATACTTGTATTTGTGGGCTTCCTGTTGCGAAGCTTCCCCATAGGCCGAATAGCCATCCTGCTACTGCTATGCTTATGGCTATCGCGACCGCCACTATTATTACCGTGGCTATAACCGGCGAAATACCCCTCCTGAGCCTCACTTCTGGTTTCACCACCTCTTCTTGTGTCTGTTTATGGTTTTTAGTGTTTGGTCTTGTTAAAACGGTTTTGATAGTAATACTGTGTTATGGGTTGGCCGGGTGTTTAGCTTTATGGTATTAAATTATTATTACTTTACCCCTGACTCTTTTAAGGGTTTAGGGCGGGCTGGCCTGGAACACCCTCTCCACCAGGTCTATGTTCGTCCTGCGGACCCACTCTCGAGTCTCGGGTGTTCTGGAGGCTATTTCTCTGAGCTTCTGTGCCATCTTCCAGGGTTCTACGACTGCGCCGGGCCTGGCGGGGTCGTCTAGGTAGTCGCTCTCCACCATGTAGTCTGGCGGCTCGTTTGCGGCGGCGTGCTCGAGGAGCTTTGGGACCCCGGGTATGGTGGCGTTGTAGCCCCTCGCCACCGCCTCCTTGGCTACCCTGAGGGTTGCGTGGTGGAAGATCACCATGCCCCTCCTAGCCCCTGTGGCACCGGCCCTCCGGAGTATCCTGTCCACGGTCTCCACCGTGGCGGGCCCCTCGTTCTCCAGGTGGAGCTGGAGTAGGCAGCCCTCCTCTAGTGCGGCTGCTGCGGCCTCCTCCAATACCACTTCAGCTATGGCCACTCTCAGGGGGCTCGTCCGGTAGTGCTGCCTCCCCACCTCCCCCACACCGTCTATAGCCCCCTCCCTGCAGAGCCTCCTGAGGACCTCCACCGCCTCCAGC from Aeropyrum pernix K1 encodes:
- a CDS encoding TatD family hydrolase; its protein translation is MDLAADILVADAHMHTNPTRGLGAREVARRFRREGGWFAALLTLTTWSYGLAPTGVEAYRRMYEIHLRECRAAREEGLRVACFAGIHPAEVDRMIDKHRQPPEKALETALEAVEVLRRLCREGAIDGVGEVGRQHYRTSPLRVAIAEVVLEEAAAAALEEGCLLQLHLENEGPATVETVDRILRRAGATGARRGMVIFHHATLRVAKEAVARGYNATIPGVPKLLEHAAANEPPDYMVESDYLDDPARPGAVVEPWKMAQKLREIASRTPETREWVRRTNIDLVERVFQASPP
- a CDS encoding type IV pilin, with the protein product MRLRRGISPVIATVIIVAVAIAISIAVAGWLFGLWGSFATGSPQIQVSAAKVVYETINNTDNDEIEAKLYINNSGGSSDTLIRIEISGNNKTCVLDENNLGNVLPFTIQANTTEIVSTGAIILNGTTCSLTEGDIGPGDNILVKLYFEKSGVISVPTVVSEGIAGQANSG